The Rufibacter sp. DG15C region GCGAGACTGCTTTTCCGGTGCGTACTCACAGTCTTGTTTCATAGGTTCCGGTAAGCGCTCACGGCCGCGGGGCCTCGTCCCGGCCCTTCGCACTGCTGTTGTACTCTGGGCCTGTGGGGCCCTGCCTTCGGCAACGAAACAACAGAGGCGCTCAAGGTCAGGACTGGTTCTGGTTCCAGTTCTGCAATGGCCTGATGGTGGGTTTGTTGCTTGTAGGCAAATTCGGTCACTGTCGCTGCAGAGGCAGGCGTGCTGCGCACGGTTTGCTTGATCTGCTGGCACGTAGGCATGGTTCAATTCTGCGACTTGGACCCATGATGGCGGCAGTTTGCAACTGCCCTGTGGTTTAGTTTGATAGGTGCGCATTCCGTCCCCCTTTGAAGGGGGTAGGGGGATGATAAGAGCGTTGGGATTCGTGAGTGCTGCTTGCTCTAAAGACCTCGTAGCGTCTGGCTAGACCTGCGATCGACTGTTCCATAGGCTAGGCCAGCTCCGTCATTTTATTCTGCTCTTGCAAGAAAAATACGTCCGGTTGCCTTCGTTTTTGGGCTGTTTTCTGGGAAATGGGCCAAAAATGGGAATAGGAGACTCTGTAAAGTTGGAAAATGGTAAGGCTTCCCTTAGTTGGCAGTGCAGCTTTGGTCCATGCGCTGGATTTTGGTGGTGTCGAAGCCTAGGGTTTTGGCTTTGGTGACCAGTTCTTGGTAAATGGTTTCGTCTAGTTGAGGGGTGCGGGCCAGAATCCAAAGGGCTTCACGGGAAGGGCCACCTACCAAGACGTGGGTGTAGTCTTTGTCCAGGGCCAGGATCCAGTAGTCGCCTTTGAAGGGCCAGAAGAACTGAACTTGCAATTTGGCGTTTTGGCTGCCTTCTACTGGGAATGCTTTGGCAGTGGCAATCTTGAGTTCACCGGTAGGGCTGTCTTCGTTGCAAGAATTTTTTACTTCTAGGTAGCCGTCTTTGGGCGTGTACTGGGCGGTGGTGCAGTGGCAGCCTTTTTCAAACCATTGCGGCAAGGCGGCAATCTCATACCAGGTGCCGGCGTAGCGGTTGATGTCTACGGAAACGACGGTGGGGAGGGGAGCATCGGTGCTTCGGCACCCGATGAAGACGGCGCTGGTTCCTATGGCAAGCAGGCAAAACAATAAGACCCAGGTAGATTTAAGCATGGTAGTGATTACAGGTGTTTGCGCATCTGGTAATGCTGGATTTCTCCAAACAAGAGATAGGTTTCTTGCTCCAGGGCAAACCCATTTCGTTTGTAAAAGTTTACGGCGTACTCGCGGGCTTGCACCAACAGGTCTTTGGCGCCCAGTTCGCGGGCTTTTTCCTCTATGGCGTGCAGCAGTTGGCGGCCAATCTGCTTGTTCTGGTACTTGGGGCCCACGGCCAGGAAACGCAGCTGGGCTTCGGTGTCGGTTTCCATGTGTACGCGGGCTACGCCCATCACTTCTCCGGTTTCTTCATTGATGGCCATGAGGTGCGTGGCGGTGTCATCGTCTTCTACGCGCTCACTGCCCAGCGGCTGGTGCCAGGGCATGCGGAGCATCTCATAGCGCAGGCGGTAGTACTGCTCAAACTCATGAAAGGTAGATGGCTGAAGAATTTGCATAAAGCGTTTTTGGGCTCTTTTCCGTAAAATCGCCTAAATCTACTAAGTTTGTTTGGCATTAGGCAATCGTTTGCCGTACTAAGCAATTGTTTTACCATACACCCTAACCCATGGCCTCTTTTGATATTGTAAGCAAAGTTGACCCACAGACCCTGGAAAACGCCATTAACACGGTCAAAAAAGAAATTCAGAACCGCTATGACTTTAAAGACACCAAAGGCAGCGTAGAACTGGACAAGAAAAATAACCTGGTGCAGATCTCTACCGAGAACGACATGCGCCTGCGT contains the following coding sequences:
- a CDS encoding lipocalin family protein, whose amino-acid sequence is MLKSTWVLLFCLLAIGTSAVFIGCRSTDAPLPTVVSVDINRYAGTWYEIAALPQWFEKGCHCTTAQYTPKDGYLEVKNSCNEDSPTGELKIATAKAFPVEGSQNAKLQVQFFWPFKGDYWILALDKDYTHVLVGGPSREALWILARTPQLDETIYQELVTKAKTLGFDTTKIQRMDQSCTAN
- a CDS encoding GNAT family N-acetyltransferase encodes the protein MQILQPSTFHEFEQYYRLRYEMLRMPWHQPLGSERVEDDDTATHLMAINEETGEVMGVARVHMETDTEAQLRFLAVGPKYQNKQIGRQLLHAIEEKARELGAKDLLVQAREYAVNFYKRNGFALEQETYLLFGEIQHYQMRKHL